TTCATTATCTGTGAGGGGTGTGTAAGTAGACCCCCAAAGAGGGGTATAACGGGCAATACCATTTTGTACGTAGCCGCTGTTAAGAAAAAGAATTGGTAAAGGCTGGTTATTGGTGCTGATTAAAGTTTCGTTTAAAGTGAGGCGGCCAAAATAAAATTCTCCAGAATCATTCCAAGCGATCGCACCTCGGTTGAGAATAGGTCCTGATACCCACTGATTATCTCGACGTACTGCGCCCAAAGGTAATTTGTTATTGCGGTTAAAATAACCCCCGTTAATGCCTGCTACGGCTAAATAACGCTGTGCTGTTTGCATCAAGGGAGCAGTACCTGTTTGGCTTTCTGGGTTTGCCCACATTGGTTTTAATGTTAACCCAAGCACGCGAGGATTAATTTCTAACCAAACGACGGGAAAGCTTTGTGTACCAGAATTTATAAATCTTTGTTGCCAGCGTAATCCCTTAGACCAGGTAATATCCCGTGCTACTAAAGCATCAGGTCGAATATCGATAACTAAGCGACTAGGATTAGCAAGGGTGCTGATTCGGGGAGATGAACCAAAGGGGACACTCAGACGAATATTAGTTTGGTTACTGACCATCTCCACCTGTTGAATCAGGGGTTCAGGGGTTACTTCTAAGGTTAATTGTTTTGACTGGTCTGGTGGTGATATTGGTGGCTGGGGTGTATAGCGTTGAATTAAGGCATTATCAGCCGTACTATCTAGGATAATGAGCCACTCTCTATTTGGTGGTCCAGGGGGTTGGGAAGTTGGCGCGTTGGGGTTTACGGGTCTTTTTATCGGTTGACCTTGTGTAACTTTCCAGGGAGTGGGACGATCTAAATCAACAACGAGGCGATCGCCCCAAGTTTGTTTTCCCTGACGAATATTGTTTATTTTTGCTTGAGGGGTAGAAATTACCAAAGTATTGCCATTCGCTTGCATTTGCCAGCCTGCTGTTTGAGCAAAACTAGAAATATCTAAATAGCGATATCCTCCCAACAGTTTGGCGTTTAAAGCTAGTGGTGGTGTGAGTGAAGAAAACCACTCTACTGGTTGTAGTTGAGGATTAGTGGTATTTAATAAATCTACTCCCATCAATTGCCTCAGCGCCCCATCACTGAGATGAGTTATCACTGTACCAGCTATTCCCTGTTGCTGTAACCATCCTCCTACTAAAGTACGACCATTGAGGGTAATTTGAGTACCTGATGATGGTGTTGGTAGCTGAGAAGTCAAATTGGGGAGAGTTTGAGGAGTTGTCGGCGGCTGTTTGGCGTTAGTGGCACAGGTAGCAATTAAGCACAATGCCGTCGAAAGAATGGGCGACACAGAATAGCGAAAAAACCGCCGATTGCTAATTAGGTCAATGGTATTGAAGTATGCTTGTCGGCAAAGATTCGGCATTTTTATGATCCTTAACTGTCAGTTGTCAGAGGATAGGCAATAGGGAATAGGCAATAGACATCTGGTGAAAATTAAATATGCGTGACGTGAAACTCTTGTAGAGACGTTCCATGGGTAGGGATTCTCGGCTCTACATCTTTTACTGAAGATGTCTAATAGGCAATAGGTTATTTTCCCCAGTCTCCAATCCCCAGTCCCCTGTTCCCTGACTCTTCAACTAAAGTTACCATCCCAGAGGATATCTGACTAAATTATCAGGAAATCTTCAAAAATTATTATTTTTCTTGTCCATAAAGGTGATACTATATATATTGGCTATTTATATCCTGTGAAAATTGGCAAGCAACTTTACCGCCGAAATTACTAAGGCTAATTGTTCTAAATAACACCTTGGCACAAACAGGCTATGATCATAGTAGTCCTGGTGTTTCCACAAAATCCAAATATTCCCTCTTCACTGATAGCGCAGCGTGGACTGGGATCTTGGCTGCTATTTTTGCGAATTCAGTGAGTTCTAGTTAGCAACCAGAAAGGTGGTAATGGACAACCAGCGAAAATATACACAACAGATATAGTTTAGGGATCGTCAAATGGGTATAATAAAAATATAGTGTAATACGCTGTATTTGTTGACGCAATAGGAGAATTGCAGCTTTCGAGACAGGGGAGTGTTTAGTTGAAATGGAATTTCAGGCACAGCAAAGCAGGTTATCCTGATGAATACCCTTTATCTGGCTAAAAGGGGATTGAAAAATACTTAGCTTCATCATCTAAATAAACATAATGTCAGGGAAAGCAGATTGTCCAGATAAAGGTACTTTTTATAAAAGTGCAGTGCATAAACACTTAAAAAAATAACGCGGATATTTTAACACGGGTGAGCAAAAAAGTAAACCTGAAGTTAAAATTTTTTTTCCCTAAATTTTCGTGATTATGTATTTTTCGACCGCTAAATTTAGATTTTTTTCTTTGCAGTAGCAACAGTGGCAAAATTAGTAACTCCATAATTTCAGGAATTAGAATATGAATCATCAATCATTGAATCAGGGGCAAAACATCACAATGTCAGATATGGAAATTACGGAAACTTATCAAGGACAAAGATGGTTAGTCGAAGAGAGAGACGCTTGTGGTGTAGGGTTTATCGCCCATCGCCAAAATCTTGCCAACCATGAAATTTTGGCAAAGGCTTTAACTGCTCTTACGTGCTTAGAACACAGAGGAGGTTGCAGCGCAGACCAAGACTCTGGAGATGGTGCAGGGATTTTGACAGCGATTCCTTGGGATTTGTTTCAACAAGAAGGTATTAATGTTTCAGGTCCTGGCAACATGGCCGTAGGAATGATATTCTTACCCCAAAACCAAGAATCAGCCAAAAAAGCAAAAGCCGTATTTGAGCAAGTGGCGGCTGAGGAAAAATTGACTGTACTGGGCTGGCGAGTAGTCCCCGTGCGTGCAGAAGTATTAGGGGTGCAAGCCAGAGAAAACCAACCCCAAATAGAACAAGTTTTTCTAACTGCGGCCGATAAAAGCGGTGATGAATTAGAACGAGAATTGTATATTACCCGTCGTCGCATTGTTAAAGCTGCGAAAAATATTTCTGAAGAATTTTATGTCTGCTCCCTATCGAGCCGCACAATTGTTTATAAAGGCATGGTGCGTTCGGCGGTGCTGGGAGAATTTTACCAGGATTTAAAAAATCCCGCTTTCAAATGTGCTTTTGCTGTTTATCATCGCCGCTTTAGCACCAATACGATGCCTAAATGGCCTTTAGCTCAACCAATGCGGTTACTGGGTCACAATGGGGAAATTAATACCCTGTTGGGTAACATTAACTGGATGATGGCGCGAGAAGCCACCTTGGATCATCCAATCTGGAATGGTCGCGCTGATGAATTTAAGCCACTGGTAAATATTGACAGTAGCGACTCAGCGACCCTTGATAATGTGCTAGAGTTACTGGTAAGTTCAGGACGTAGCCCCTTGGAAGCCTTAATGATGATGGTTCCAGAGGCATACAAAAATCAACCTTCTTTGCAGAATTATCCTGAGATTGTTGATTTCTATGAATATTACAGCGGTTTGCAAGAAGCCTGGGACGGTCCGGCGCTGTTGGTATTTAGTGATGGCAAAAGAGTTGGTGCAACTTTAGACCGCAACGGCTTAAGACCGGCTCGGTATGTGATTACCAAAGATGACTATATTGTAGTTGCTTCCGAAGCGGGTGTAATAGAATTCCCCGAAGCCGACATTGTGGAAAAAGGCAGACTAGGCCCAGGACAAATGATTGCTGTGGATTTAAGCAGCAATGAGATTTTGAAGAACTGGGAAATTAAACAACGTATTGCTAAGTTACATCCCTATGGCGATTGGTTGCAACAGTACCGCCAAGAACTGAAACAGTTAGTAAAATCCACAGATGTCAACGGTAATGGCAATGGTAACGGTCATCATATAACTGACAACGGACAACTGACGGTTGCAAAACCAGATAAACAAACTTTACTTCAACAACAGATTGCCTTTGGCTACACCACAGAAGATGTAGAAATGGTGATTCAGCCGATGGCTAACGCTGGTGCAGAACCGACTTTCTGTATGGGTGATGATATTCCTTTAGCGGTGTTATCAGAAAAACCCCACTTACTTTATGACTATTTCAAACAACGGTTTGCTCAGGTGACAAACCCACCGATTGACCCTTTACGGGAAAAGTTGGTAATGTCCTTAACGGTAGAACTGGGTGAAAGAGGTAATTTATTAGACCCGAAACCAGAACACGCCCGCAGACTGAAGCTAGATTCGCCAGTGTTGACCGATTCTGAGTTAGAAGCAATTAAGCTGTCAGGTTTTGCTACTGCTGAGTTATCAACTTTGTTTTCTATTGCTGCTGGTCCTAATGGGTTGAAAGCAGCAGTGGAATCTTTACAAAGACAAGCAGCGGAATCGGTGCGGGCTGGTGCGAAAATTTTAATCTTGAGTGATAAGATTTCCCCAACCGAGCAAGGTGGCGACACGGGAGTAAGTGCAGAATTTACCTATATTCCACCTTTGTTGGCTGTAGGCGCTGTTCACTATCACTTGATCCGCGAAGGTGTGCGGATGAAAACTTCTTTGGTTGTGCATACCGCCCAATGTTGGAGTACCCATCATTTTGCTTGTTTGTTGGGCTATGGTGCGGGTGCGATTTGTCCATATATGGCTTTGGATACTGTGCGGGATTGGTGGGCTGATCCGAAAACGCAACAGTTTATGGAAAGGGGTAAAATCAATACTCTGACTCTGGAACAGGCGATCGCTAATTATCGCCAAGCTGTAGAATCAGGTTTGTTGAAAATCCTGTCCAAAATGGGAATTTCGCTGCTTTCTAGCTATCAAGCGGCGCAAATCTTTGAAGCTATCGGCATTGGTGGCGATTTGTTGGCTTTGGGTTTTCGAGGCACAACTTCCCGTATTGGTGGACTGAGTTGTGCTGAACTGGCTCAAGAAGTGCTTTCTTTCCATAGTAAGGCTTTCCCAGAACTGACAGCGAAGAAGTTAGAAAATCTGGGGTTTGTTCAGTACCGTCCCGGTGGTGAATATCACAGCAATAGCCCAGAACTGGTTAAGGCGCTGCATAAGGCTGTGGATGGTAAGCAATATGACCATTATGAAGTTTATAAACAGCACTTGCAAGGTAGACCTGCGACGGCTTTGCGCGATTTGTTGGATTTTGTAAGCGATCGCCCATCTATCCCCATCGAAGAAGTAGAGTCAATCAGCGAGATTGCTAAACGCTTCTGTACTGGCGGGATGTCTTTAGGTGCATTGTCAAGGGAGGCACATGAAACTTTAGCGATCGCCATGAATCGCATTGGTGGTAAATCTAATTCTGGTGAAGGTGGAGAAGATCCGGTTCGTTACAATATATTAAATGATGTTGACGAAAATGGACATTCACCCACTCTGCCACATTTGAATGGGTTGAGAAATGGTGATACCGCTTCTAGCGCCATCAAACAAGTGGCTTCCGGTCGTTTTGGTGTCACACCTGGATACCTAGCCAGTGCTAAACAAATTGAAATCAAAATCGCTCAAGGTGCAAAACCGGGTGAAGGTGGACAGTTACCGGGTCCAAAGGTTAGCCCTTATATTGCCATGTTGCGCCGTTCTAAACCCGGTGTAACTTTGATTTCTCCCCCTCCCCACCATGATATTTACTCGATTGAAGATTTGGCGCAGTTGATTTTTGACCTGCATCAAATTAACCCGAAAGCACAGGTTTCTGTGAAACTGGTTGCAGAAATCGGTATTGGTACGATTGCGGCTGGTGTAGCTAAAGCTAATGCTGATATTATCCAAATTTCTGGTCATGATGGCGGTACTGGTGCATCTCCTTTGAGTTCTATTAAACACGCTGGTAGTCCGTGGGAACTCGGATTGAGTGAAGTGCATCGGGTGTTGATGGATAATGGATTGCGCGATCGCGTAACTTTAAGGGTCGATGGTGGTCTCAAGAGTGGCTGGGATATCCTAATTGCAGCATTAATGGGCGCTGAGGAGTTTGGTTTCGGTTCTATTGCCATGATTGCTGAAGGTTGTATTATGGCGCGGGTGTGTCATTTAAATACCTGTCCCAAGGGTGTGGCCACTCAGAAGGAAGAATTGCGGCTCAGGTTCACTGGTATACCAGACCATGTGGTTAATTTCTTCTATTTTGTGGCTGAAGAAGTCCGTAGTCTATTAGCTAAACTCGGTTATCGTTCCTTAACAGAATTGACTGGTAGGGCGGATTTGTTAACTGTGCGTTCTGATAGTAAGCTACTTAAAACTCAGTCCATTAACTTGGACTGCTTAACTAAGCTACCAGATGCCAAACAAGAACGTAGCTGGTTGTTACATGAAGAAGTCCACAGCAATGGATCTGTTTTAGATGACCAGATTTTAGCTGATGTGGATATTCAAGAGACGATCAAAAATCAATCCACTGTCACCAAGACTTATGCTGTTGTCAATACTGATAGAACGGTGGGATCAAGGTTAGCGGGGGCTATAGCATCTCAATACGGTGATAGCGGTTTTGAAGGGCAAATTAACCTGAACTTCCAAGGTAGTGTAGGGCAAAGCTTTGGCGCGTTTAACCTGCCTGGGTTAACTCTGACTTTGACAGGGGAAGCTAACGACTATGTAGGTAAGGGGATGCACGGTGGAGAGATTATCATTAAACCCCCATCTGATGCTCAATACGAACCATCACAAAATGTGATTGTTGGCAATACCTGTCTTTATGGTGCGACTGGTGGTGTGTTATTTGCCAACGGTTTAGCCGGAGAACGCTTTGCTGTACGTAATTCTAAAGGTACGGCGGTAATTGAAGGGGCTGGGGATCACTGCTGCGAGTATATGACTGGTGGTGTGGTTGTGGTTTTGGGTAAAGTCGGCCGTAACGTAGGTGCGGGTATGACTGGGGGACTGAGTTACTTCTTAGATGAAGATGGTGCTTTCCCTGAGTTAGTGAATAAGGCTATTGTCAAAATTCAGCGGGTGGTGACGGAAGCAGGTGCTAAACAACTGCATGAGTTAATTCAAGCCCATAGCGATCGCACAGGTTCACCGAAAGCACAGCTAATTTTACAAAATTGGGCAGAATATCTACCCAAATTCTGGCAAGTTGTGCCACCTTCAGAAGCTGATAGTCCAGAAGCTAATGCTGAATCTGAGACAGCAAGTAAACAGTTAAGTTCTGTTTAGTTAGGTGACAGGTGACAGGTGACAGTGAAGAAGACAAGGAGCAGGGAGCAGGAAGCAAGGGGGAAAGCTTTTCTCCTCTCCTGCACCCCGCCCCCTGCTTCTTCAGCCTCCTGACTATTTCTTCTTAGCAACCAACTGTTGTTGTTTGTCTTGCATTTCTAACATTTCTGGGATAGTGACAAACTTATAGCCTTGCTTACGGAATTTACTGATAACTTCTGGTAAGGCTTTGACCGTGTGAGTGCGATCGCCACCCCCATCGTGCATTAATACAATACCACCAGGTTTTGCTGCCTTGAATATATTGTTGATTAATCTAGGTACACCAGGACGAGAATAGTCTATTGAGTCAGAAGACCACATAATAATTGCATACTTATTACTTCTTGCGTAAGCTGCTACCCCATTAGTCATATTGCCACCTGGTGGGCGAAACAAACCGGTTTTTACACCTGTAGTCTTAAAAATAATATCTGTAGTATTGGCAACTTCATAGGCTGCCGTTTGCGGGTTCATGTGATGATACCAATGATGCCAGGTATGATTAGCAATAGAATGACCTTCAGCAACTATTCGTCTGCTTAAATCAGGGTAATTTTTTACATTTTGCCCAAGGACAAAAAATGTGCCTTTAATATTATTTTTTTTGAGGATATCCAGCACTTGGGCTGTACTTTTCGGCCAAGGACCATCATCAAAGGTGAGTGCAATCACTTTCTGATCTGGAGGAAGTGTAGCCGCCTTAATTGTTACCCCTTGAAAACTTGATGGCACATCAGCAGCAATACCTTTTGCTTGTGCTTCCCGCTGCCAAGTAGTGAGCATTGTTGCCTTCAATTGCTCAATACGCTCCTGAGTTCCTATGTTAGTTACAATATCATTTATACTGATATTCTGGCTATTTTGAGCTTCAGAGGCATTTGGCTTGACAAGCATCATCAAACCAATGCCCACAGTACCAGTTAAGCAAAGCAATACAATTAATATTCCCTGCGGCCAAAAAAATGACTTCTTATTTTCCACTGCATAGCTCCTTCAAGGGTTGAACCATCGGTCAGGTTTCTGACGGTAGGTTATAACACATTTTGTCCAGATATTAGATATTCAATTATTTACTGGTAATTATCAAAAGCGTGATACAAAGTTACAGAAATTCCGAAATTTAGCACCATAATTTATACTTATTGTCCCAAAAGTTTAGCATTTACCATTCAATTACCTTCTTAAGTATGAAATCTGTGACTTTTGTACTTTTGTCAACATCGTCGGATAATGAATCAATGATTATTCCACATAACCACACTTTAGGAATAGAGTATCTACGCCAAAATAACGGCACAAACTATCAGTAACATTACTGGAGATGTATATTTTAGTGCTTAAGTTCCTTCCTTCTTTTTAAAGAAAAATTTAATTTTTAACTGCATTTTGTTGTTTTTATAAGTCTATGAAATAGATAGACAGAAAACAACTGATCATAGTTTCCCATGATCGAGGCTGAGTTAATTGTTAAGATAGATACTCTTCAAGAATGCTGGAAAAATGAAATTATTAATAAAGAATTAGGAAATAATCATTATGTGTATCAGTAAAAAGGTCAGGAGTCACAATACTTGTAATTAGGCCAAAGTAATTGAGTCCAAATCAAGTACCCTAGTAATACGGAAAATATATAACCAACTCATGTTTTACAATACCCCAGGAGCAGCAATGCTGAGGTTAACTCTTGTAAGTCAATATTTATGACAATAATGCTTTTATCTTGGACAAAGTTTAAACCTGCGGTGACTGCGACTTGATGACCACAATTTCCAGCTAGACTCAGGTAACGCACTCGATTATTATGATTGGGGAGCGGATCATACTCAAAGAGCGATGCCTGCGGCTTACCCTTTGGGGGAAGCAAGCTACGCGGAGCGTCTCGAAGAGAGCCAAGCTATCGCGGCTACCATCATCAATTAAAATCAGTTCAGCTTCACCGTCTAACTATGCCATCACACGAGTGAGACGGTGGTACATTTCTGTAATGTTTTTTTTGCTGTCAATTGGGATAACAAGTAAGTAGATGGGCTAATTCACAGTTATTATTGATCGAGTGTAAATTCTTGATCAGGCTTTTTTGATTTTATGACATATATATCAATCAAATCAATATTTTAAAATTCAACTATTCATGCATATTGACAAAATAATTTTTTTGGCTAGAAATATGAACCATAATAGACATTATCAATGGCAGAGAGATTATCTTATCTTATTAATAATTTGGTTACTGGGATTAGTTATAGATAGAACTTGGTTTTTATTAGATGACTCCATCCCTGCCCATGATCAAAGCGCACATTTAACAGGAGCATTAAGTCATTATCACATCTTTAATAATTTTAATATCTTCTCAGGTGATTGGTGGTTATCTCTGTGGCAATTAACCCCTAGTTATCGCGCTCCTTTTGTATATATTTGTACTGTACCTTTTTTGTTTCTATTTGGCAAGGGATACGACCAAGCAAGTTTAGTTAATTTACTTTACTCAGCAATAATTATATTGTCTGTATATCATCTAGGAAAATATTTATTTAAAAATATAAAGATTGCTATAACTGCCAGTACATTCTGTTTGTTATTGCCTATTTTGGGAATTAACAGAACAGATTATTTATTAGACTATGGTTTAACAGCAGTTGTCATTCTCACATTTACCATTTTAACCATTTGGAAAGATAGTTATGCTGGATTTTTATCATGGGTGTTAACTATCAGCTTGGGATTAGGAATAGGGTTAATCATGTTAGCAAAACCAACAGGATTTATTTTTATCTTAATTCCTGGTATCTGGACATTAATTACCTTGATCAAAAACCGGAAATTTATTAAACTAATTCAATCAGGTTTATCTTTAATTGTAGCTTGGTTAATTTGTGGTTCTTGGTATAGTTTAAATTGGTTAACAATTATCACTTCTGCCTTAAATGCTAACAGTGTCGGAAAAGGGGAAGGAGATCCTGCTGCTACGACTATTGCTGGATGGTTATTTTATCCGCAACTTATACCCGAAACTGTCGGTTTGCCAATATTATCTGTGAGTTTTGGCATTTTATTTGTTTATCTCATTAAACATGATTTTTCTCAAGATGCAATTAAAATCAGTTTGCAAAAGTCTGGATTAAATTGGTTATTAATTTCTCTGGTCAGCAGTTATATACTTTGCACCCTTGGTACAAATAAAGATATTAGATTTATTCTCCCCTGCTTTCCTGTAATTAGTTTAATTTTGTCTCACTTTTTCAATCTCATAGAAAATATCAGGTTTGATAAACTAAGGTTAGCGAGTCTGGTATTAAGTATCATAGTTTTACTTAATAACCTGTTTCCTTTACCCTTAATTCAAGCATGGGGAGGAAAGCATTTACCCAATGATGACGCTAAAAAATATCCACTTTCTCAATTGATAGAGGAAATTAACCAAACAACTCCTTATTTACGCTCAACTTTAGGCATAATTCCGGTTTCGACACCGCAAATAAACGAGTTTACTTTCGACTATTTTGGTAAATTAGCAGATTTTCGCGTACATGGGAGAAAATTAACTACAAAACTAGCTGATGTCAACCAAGATTTAGACTATTTTTCCTGGTACATCACCAGAGATAATGAACCAGAACAAGCAGGAAAAAAAGGAGAAATTAAACGCAAATTAAAATATTTAGTCGAATCTTCTCCTGATTTAAAATTACAGGCTGATTGGGAATTACCGAATAATGATAAATTACGATTATATCATCGGAAAAATTCTGACGTTGTAATTAAACAATTAAGTTATAGTAATGAACCATTTACTCTAGAAATAGTTAAGATTGCCAAGGAATTAATTAGAGAAAAAAATAACCCTGTTATTTATCAAATGACAGGTAAATGGGATGATTTACAAAATGGTTTATTACTATTAAAATGGCAAAATCCGCAAGGCTCTTGGTATCATGATCATGCCATTGCATTAGGAAATTTATACTGTGGCTTTAAATGTCATCCCCAAGGAAATTTTAGAGTAATTGAAAATATATCCACATTTGTACCTAAAACACTACCTTTAGGTAAATATCAACTATCAGCACTTTATTTAGATAGAAGAAGTGGTAAAATTACACCTTTAAATATTCAAAATATTACTGTGAATGTGATAGATAAAGGAAACATAGAAAACTCACCACCTTTAGATTTAGTTTCCCGCATATCACAATTAGCACCGGAATTGCGAAATGGTAAGTTAGAAAATATATTTGAGCAGATAGATAATTTTAATCAATATGATCCCACGCAAGATTATTTAAAACAAATTGAATTTGCAGCTAATTATTACCTGCAATACGAACCAAATAACCTTAATTGGCGTTATACTCTAGTTTTATCACAACTTTTACAGCGCAAAGCACCAGACTTGATTCAGAATTTAACAGAATTAACTAAATATGATGCTAAAAATCCTTACACTTGGGTTTACTTAGCGGTTGTCTATTTATATGAATTTCAACCAAGAAAAGCTGAAGCAAATTTAGTTATAGCAGAACAAATAAAACCAGATATACCAGAATTAAAAACCTTAAAAACTGT
This sequence is a window from Anabaena sphaerica FACHB-251. Protein-coding genes within it:
- a CDS encoding polysaccharide deacetylase family protein produces the protein MENKKSFFWPQGILIVLLCLTGTVGIGLMMLVKPNASEAQNSQNISINDIVTNIGTQERIEQLKATMLTTWQREAQAKGIAADVPSSFQGVTIKAATLPPDQKVIALTFDDGPWPKSTAQVLDILKKNNIKGTFFVLGQNVKNYPDLSRRIVAEGHSIANHTWHHWYHHMNPQTAAYEVANTTDIIFKTTGVKTGLFRPPGGNMTNGVAAYARSNKYAIIMWSSDSIDYSRPGVPRLINNIFKAAKPGGIVLMHDGGGDRTHTVKALPEVISKFRKQGYKFVTIPEMLEMQDKQQQLVAKKK
- a CDS encoding glutamate synthase-related protein; the protein is MNHQSLNQGQNITMSDMEITETYQGQRWLVEERDACGVGFIAHRQNLANHEILAKALTALTCLEHRGGCSADQDSGDGAGILTAIPWDLFQQEGINVSGPGNMAVGMIFLPQNQESAKKAKAVFEQVAAEEKLTVLGWRVVPVRAEVLGVQARENQPQIEQVFLTAADKSGDELERELYITRRRIVKAAKNISEEFYVCSLSSRTIVYKGMVRSAVLGEFYQDLKNPAFKCAFAVYHRRFSTNTMPKWPLAQPMRLLGHNGEINTLLGNINWMMAREATLDHPIWNGRADEFKPLVNIDSSDSATLDNVLELLVSSGRSPLEALMMMVPEAYKNQPSLQNYPEIVDFYEYYSGLQEAWDGPALLVFSDGKRVGATLDRNGLRPARYVITKDDYIVVASEAGVIEFPEADIVEKGRLGPGQMIAVDLSSNEILKNWEIKQRIAKLHPYGDWLQQYRQELKQLVKSTDVNGNGNGNGHHITDNGQLTVAKPDKQTLLQQQIAFGYTTEDVEMVIQPMANAGAEPTFCMGDDIPLAVLSEKPHLLYDYFKQRFAQVTNPPIDPLREKLVMSLTVELGERGNLLDPKPEHARRLKLDSPVLTDSELEAIKLSGFATAELSTLFSIAAGPNGLKAAVESLQRQAAESVRAGAKILILSDKISPTEQGGDTGVSAEFTYIPPLLAVGAVHYHLIREGVRMKTSLVVHTAQCWSTHHFACLLGYGAGAICPYMALDTVRDWWADPKTQQFMERGKINTLTLEQAIANYRQAVESGLLKILSKMGISLLSSYQAAQIFEAIGIGGDLLALGFRGTTSRIGGLSCAELAQEVLSFHSKAFPELTAKKLENLGFVQYRPGGEYHSNSPELVKALHKAVDGKQYDHYEVYKQHLQGRPATALRDLLDFVSDRPSIPIEEVESISEIAKRFCTGGMSLGALSREAHETLAIAMNRIGGKSNSGEGGEDPVRYNILNDVDENGHSPTLPHLNGLRNGDTASSAIKQVASGRFGVTPGYLASAKQIEIKIAQGAKPGEGGQLPGPKVSPYIAMLRRSKPGVTLISPPPHHDIYSIEDLAQLIFDLHQINPKAQVSVKLVAEIGIGTIAAGVAKANADIIQISGHDGGTGASPLSSIKHAGSPWELGLSEVHRVLMDNGLRDRVTLRVDGGLKSGWDILIAALMGAEEFGFGSIAMIAEGCIMARVCHLNTCPKGVATQKEELRLRFTGIPDHVVNFFYFVAEEVRSLLAKLGYRSLTELTGRADLLTVRSDSKLLKTQSINLDCLTKLPDAKQERSWLLHEEVHSNGSVLDDQILADVDIQETIKNQSTVTKTYAVVNTDRTVGSRLAGAIASQYGDSGFEGQINLNFQGSVGQSFGAFNLPGLTLTLTGEANDYVGKGMHGGEIIIKPPSDAQYEPSQNVIVGNTCLYGATGGVLFANGLAGERFAVRNSKGTAVIEGAGDHCCEYMTGGVVVVLGKVGRNVGAGMTGGLSYFLDEDGAFPELVNKAIVKIQRVVTEAGAKQLHELIQAHSDRTGSPKAQLILQNWAEYLPKFWQVVPPSEADSPEANAESETASKQLSSV
- a CDS encoding ArnT family glycosyltransferase, producing the protein MNHNRHYQWQRDYLILLIIWLLGLVIDRTWFLLDDSIPAHDQSAHLTGALSHYHIFNNFNIFSGDWWLSLWQLTPSYRAPFVYICTVPFLFLFGKGYDQASLVNLLYSAIIILSVYHLGKYLFKNIKIAITASTFCLLLPILGINRTDYLLDYGLTAVVILTFTILTIWKDSYAGFLSWVLTISLGLGIGLIMLAKPTGFIFILIPGIWTLITLIKNRKFIKLIQSGLSLIVAWLICGSWYSLNWLTIITSALNANSVGKGEGDPAATTIAGWLFYPQLIPETVGLPILSVSFGILFVYLIKHDFSQDAIKISLQKSGLNWLLISLVSSYILCTLGTNKDIRFILPCFPVISLILSHFFNLIENIRFDKLRLASLVLSIIVLLNNLFPLPLIQAWGGKHLPNDDAKKYPLSQLIEEINQTTPYLRSTLGIIPVSTPQINEFTFDYFGKLADFRVHGRKLTTKLADVNQDLDYFSWYITRDNEPEQAGKKGEIKRKLKYLVESSPDLKLQADWELPNNDKLRLYHRKNSDVVIKQLSYSNEPFTLEIVKIAKELIREKNNPVIYQMTGKWDDLQNGLLLLKWQNPQGSWYHDHAIALGNLYCGFKCHPQGNFRVIENISTFVPKTLPLGKYQLSALYLDRRSGKITPLNIQNITVNVIDKGNIENSPPLDLVSRISQLAPELRNGKLENIFEQIDNFNQYDPTQDYLKQIEFAANYYLQYEPNNLNWRYTLVLSQLLQRKAPDLIQNLTELTKYDAKNPYTWVYLAVVYLYEFQPRKAEANLVIAEQIKPDIPELKTLKTVTNIMKFLPLIHF
- a CDS encoding phosphodiester glycosidase family protein — translated: MPNLCRQAYFNTIDLISNRRFFRYSVSPILSTALCLIATCATNAKQPPTTPQTLPNLTSQLPTPSSGTQITLNGRTLVGGWLQQQGIAGTVITHLSDGALRQLMGVDLLNTTNPQLQPVEWFSSLTPPLALNAKLLGGYRYLDISSFAQTAGWQMQANGNTLVISTPQAKINNIRQGKQTWGDRLVVDLDRPTPWKVTQGQPIKRPVNPNAPTSQPPGPPNREWLIILDSTADNALIQRYTPQPPISPPDQSKQLTLEVTPEPLIQQVEMVSNQTNIRLSVPFGSSPRISTLANPSRLVIDIRPDALVARDITWSKGLRWQQRFINSGTQSFPVVWLEINPRVLGLTLKPMWANPESQTGTAPLMQTAQRYLAVAGINGGYFNRNNKLPLGAVRRDNQWVSGPILNRGAIAWNDSGEFYFGRLTLNETLISTNNQPLPILFLNSGYVQNGIARYTPLWGSTYTPLTDNEIILLVQKDQITNQLSGGKVGVTPIPIPKDGYLLTLRGTATNNAPKLPVGTKATISSSTTSADFSRYPHIIGAGPLLIQNRQIVLDAEAEKFSNAFIAEKAVRSAICTNTAGNLMIAAVHNRPGGPGPTLAEHAQLMQVMGCVNALNLDGGSSTSLYLGGQLLDRSPNTAARVHNGIGIFLNPR